Genomic DNA from Leishmania major strain Friedlin complete genome, chromosome 2:
GTGCATCTTTGCCGTGCACCGCcatgtgccgccgcctgctcgCTGGCCCACGTGTGTGCCGGGCAGCCGACAGCGGGAGGCACCGCCACTCCGAGGGTCTCCGACAAGGACGCCGTCTTCATGCGCAGGGCGTGTGATGGAGAGGCGGAATCCTGCATGAACCACcactccacctccgccaagGGTGTCAGCACACAGAGCGTGGCACGGTCAGCGGCGACTCCTCCGGGAGTGCGCGACCACGTCGACGTCGAGGCCgagggctgcggctgctttgGTCCCCTCGACGTGGCATTGGCCCACGCATCGGCCAGGTGTTCTTGAGAAGTCGCACTCGCACACCGCAACTGCAGGTCGCGTAGCATCGCCCAGTCTTGGTAACGGAGACatgacgtcgccgccgtggcaTCTGCGTTGGGAGCCTGAAGCAGCGAAGACGCGCCCTCCACAAACCGCCTCTGCTCCTCCAATTGCCAGTCGGCCTGCAcctgccgccactgcagagGTTCAGGTAGGCAGTACAGCGTGCAGCAGTCCTTTGCAGTATCCTCGTCGACAGAGCCGATGGGGCGAACCGACGTTGGAAGGCcccccgcagcagcgtgcagcaCCTCTTCAACGGCCGCTAGAAGGGAACTCGCAGGCACGGCAGGGAAGGAGTCGCTGCCGACCTGCGAGTCGGCTCTAGCTGCTCTGTGAAGTTCAAGAGCAAGCTCCTGAAGCACACCAACCAAAACGGGAGGCAGAGCGCTGGCCCAAGAAGTAGTGCGCGGCTGATgctccaccgccgacgccacccACTGCCGaaacaccgccgctgcggctggtgtggacagcgcctcgcgcagagcaccaccgccacaacGCTGCTCGTGCACCCCTGCAAGCAATGTCAAGAGGCGCAGGAAAAACGTACGGTTGGCATAGtaggcagcggtgcggcttGTGACGTGGTGTTGGGCGGCCACCTTGAGCTCGAGAAGATCAAAAAACGCAAACATAGTCGATGAGGCGGAGCACACCAGCTCCGTGCTCGCAATTAAAGcttgcgcggcagcagcgtgcaccGCGTCTGCCGTGACGGGGAGCTTCGTATGCATGTAGCtcaccagccgctgcagcgccatcgccgcagtAGGCGTgctgagcagcaccgccgccacgttGCGCTCCTCTGCAGCAATGGCACGCGACGAAGGCTCGCATAGCTTGTTGAAGAGCGTCACAGCGCGGCTCGGCACcctcgcagcgctgcacacgcgcaggcagcTCGCGAGCACGTCCGGATGCTCTGTGACGTCGATGGTGGAGTGAACGAGAGTGCGGCGGTGAACATCCTCGAGGAAGTCCAGATACACTTGTGTCTTGAGTGGAACACGCGCAAGTGCGTTgaggacggcgcagagggcCACACGAGTGTCGTCCACGCTGTCGGCGGTATACCCCGCCcctgcctcctccaccagGCGCAGGTACAGCTGCAAGACGACATCAAAATGGTCGGCGTTGGCGtcaacggcgccggcgagcgCGCACACCAGACGCATTGCGCATCGCGGTTGCTGCATGAAGGATGACAACCAGCTGCGACTGCTTCTGGCAGATCGCGACGAAGcctccggcgcagcaggcacCTCTTCGTTGTCTCTGTCCTCGCCGCTTGCTGCGGCGAGTCTCGCCATGGCGAGACCTCGATGAATAAGATACGAGTACGCCAACGCAAAGCCGCCACTAGTTGGGAAGTAGGTACAAGACGCCAAGAGGCCTGCATGAGTGCGcggtgcggccgcagcgaTCATCGCGCTCTCGTACAGCGTACCAGCCTCGGTAGCATACCATGCCGTGaacgccccctcctctgtcaGTGCATCGATGTTTCTACTCTGATCAGAGGcaccgctggtggcgctgtcCACGCCGCGGATGAAAACGGCCATCAGCGCCCGCGCCACGTCCTCCGCCTGGCAGACCGCACACAACCGCATGCCCGCTTCCAGTACCCGGCGCTCCAGCGGCGAGAACAAGGCACGCAAAAGTGACGACGCTGCCTCGCTGCTTTCTATAACGGAGCTTGCTTGCGTGGAGTGGTGTAGCAACCACGGAGCACAGCAAcacagcaccaccgcacggGATTC
This window encodes:
- a CDS encoding conserved hypothetical protein (previous protein_id=AAZ10017.1), with amino-acid sequence MAPQILRQASAAASSEALMRELGVLERAECQTAAKATDVKESPGASTDSDDAAVDVISLMGTSSLVLHVCQTGIRAQVPSVVILRHLWRPFSAAQAVTHSQLGALEDKSADEPLRAPTMEWAASLPVSVRELLLSHELQRVHRRRRYINRGVRGDVAVSTEEISHDTDRTPVYALSEMWTQTVQESRAVVLCCCAPWLLHHSTQASSVIESSEAASSLLRALFSPLERRVLEAGMRLCAVCQAEDVARALMAVFIRGVDSATSGASDQSRNIDALTEEGAFTAWYATEAGTLYESAMIAAAAPRTHAGLLASCTYFPTSGGFALAYSYLIHRGLAMARLAAASGEDRDNEEVPAAPEASSRSARSSRSWLSSFMQQPRCAMRLVCALAGAVDANADHFDVVLQLYLRLVEEAGAGYTADSVDDTRVALCAVLNALARVPLKTQVYLDFLEDVHRRTLVHSTIDVTEHPDVLASCLRVCSAARVPSRAVTLFNKLCEPSSRAIAAEERNVAAVLLSTPTAAMALQRLVSYMHTKLPVTADAVHAAAAQALIASTELVCSASSTMFAFFDLLELKVAAQHHVTSRTAAYYANRTFFLRLLTLLAGVHEQRCGGGALREALSTPAAAAVFRQWVASAVEHQPRTTSWASALPPVLVGVLQELALELHRAARADSQVGSDSFPAVPASSLLAAVEEVLHAAAGGLPTSVRPIGSVDEDTAKDCCTLYCLPEPLQWRQVQADWQLEEQRRFVEGASSLLQAPNADATAATSCLRYQDWAMLRDLQLRCASATSQEHLADAWANATSRGPKQPQPSASTSTWSRTPGGVAADRATLCVLTPLAEVEWWFMQDSASPSHALRMKTASLSETLGVAVPPAVGCPAHTWASEQAAAHGGARQRCTRVVKYWLQRWVDSVEDNRALPLHSVFRTSVVRVLQQSVSAVFVAEEKADAAEQDAELDTPSASSGEPWNASSPDVFSGRVKRSCVETMLVRGPSSVVYNT